The Streptomyces fungicidicus nucleotide sequence CACTCCCTGCGCGACGACTGGCTGGACCAGCAGACCGAGACCGCCTGGGTGCTCGCCGACGACCTGGAGGGCGAGGACTGGTCGACGCTGTCGCTGCCCGTGGACGGGGTGCCGACGCCGTTCCACTACCGGGAGTCCGAGTTCGGCTGGGTGCTCGCCGGTTCCACGCAGGCGGGGGTGCACGTGGGCGCGTACGGCAGGGGTATGAGCGCGTACGGCCTCGGCTTCGCCGTGGTCAAGGACATCACGGCCTACGAGGCCTGAGCGGGGTACGCGGAAGGGCGCCGTCCGGGGTGGACGGCGCCCTTCCGCGTGAGTGCCCTCAGAACTTGTTGCGCGGGGTGATCCCCAGGGACATGCCCGACAGGCCCCGCTGCCGCCCGCCCAGCTTGCCGGCGATCGAGCGGAGCGCCGAGCCCGCGGGGGAGTCGGGGTCGGACAGCACCACGGGCTTGCCCTCGTCGCCGCCCTCGCGCAGCCGGACGTCGATCGGGATGGCGCCGAGCACCGGGACGCTCGCACCGGTGGTCCGGGTCAGGCCGTCGGCGACCGACTGGCCCCCGCCGGTGCCGAAGACGTCGACCATCTCGCCGCAGTGCGGGCACGGCAGGCCCGACATGTTCTCCACCACGCCGACGATCTTCTGGTGCGTCTGCACGGCGATGGACCCCGCGCGCTCGGCGACCTCGGCCGCCGCCTGCTGGGGCGTGGTGACGACCAGGATCTCGGCGTTCGGCACCAGCTGGGCCACGGAGATCGCGATGTCGCCGGTGCCGGGCGGCAGGTCGAGCAGCAGCACGTCGAGGTCGCCCCAGTACACGTCCGCGAGGAACTGCTGGAGCGCGCGGTGCAGCATCGGGCCGCGCCACACCACGGGGGCGTTGCCCGGGGTGAACATGCCGATGGAGATGACCTTCACGCCGTTCGCGGACGGCGGCATGATCATGTTCTCGACCTGGGTGGGGCGGCCCTCGGCGCCCAGCATGCGCGGCACCGAGTGGCCGTAGATGTCGGCGTCCACGACGCCGACCTTCAGTCCGTCGGCCGCCATCGCCGCCGCCAGGTTCACGGTCACGGAGGACTTGCCGACGCCGCCCTTGCCGGACGCGACCGCGTAGACCCGGGTCAGGCTGCCCGGCTTGGCGAAGGGCACCTCGCGCTCGGTCTGGCCGCCGCGCAGGGCGCTCGCCAGCTCCTTGCGCTGCTCGTCGCTCATGACGTCCAGCGTCACGTCGACCCGGGTGACACCCTCGACCCCGGAGACCGCGTCCGTCACACGCTGCGTGATGGTGTCCCGCATGGGGCAGCCGGAGACCGTCAGGTACACGGTGACCGCGACCGCCCCGTCCGCCCCGATCTCCACCGATTTGACCATCCCGAGCTCGGTGATGGGCCGGTTGATCTCGGGGTCGTTCACCGTCGCCAGTGCCTCGCGCACCGCGTCTTCCGTAGCCATAAGGACGATGGTACGGCTCCGGGTACACCCGCGGGTAAGTACGTCAGCGGTCGTCTGCGTCACGTCCCGGCGGGTGTTCCGCCCGCATCGCCGGGAAGGAACCCTGATGGTCCTTGTGCCCGTTCTGCCGTCCCTCCAGCTCCTTGACCATGTCCTGCAGCTCCGAGCGGATCCAGTCCCGGGTGGCCACCTCCCCGAGCCCGATCCGCAGGGCCGCGATCTCCCGGGTCAGGTACTCGGTGTCCGCGATCGACCGCTCGTTCTGCTTGCGGTCCTGCTCGAGGTTGACCCGGTCCCGGTCGTCCTGCCTGTTCTGCGCGAGGAGGATCAGCGGGGCCGCGTAGGACGCCTGCAGGGACAGCATCAGGGTCAGGAAGATGAACGGGTACTGGTCGAAGCGCAGGCTCTGCGGCGCTGACACGTTCCACACCACCCACAGGATGATGACGACCGTCATCCAGACGATGAACCGCCCGGTGCCCAGGAACCGCGCGATGCGCTCCGAGAGCCGCCCGAAGGCCTCCGGGTCCCACTCGGGCAGGAACCGGCGCCGGGGGGCGCGCGGCTGGTCCAGACGGGGCGCCCGGGGCCGTCCCGCGGCGGTGGCGCCCACCGGTACGCGCTCGCGTACGCCCTCGCGCTCAGGAGCCATCGGTCACCGCCCCCTCGTCGAGCTGGAACTCGTTCTCCCGCCAGTCCTCGGGCAGCATGTGGTCCAGTACGTCGTCCACCGTCACCGCGCCCAGCAGCGACCCCGACTCGTCGACCACGGGCGCCGCCACCATGTCGTAGGTGGCGAAGAAGCCTGCCACCACGGGCAGCGCCGCGTCCGGCTCCAGCGGCTGCAGGTCGTCGTCCAGGATCGAGCCGACCAGCGTGTACGGGGGATCGCGCAGCAGACGCTGGAAATGGACCGTGCCCAGGTACTTGCCGGTGGGCGTCTCCTCCGGCGGACGGCAGACGTAGACCTGCGCGGCGTGCGCGGGGGACAGGTCCGGCTCGCGGATCCGGGCGAGGGCGTCCGCGACGGTCGCGTCGGGCCGCAGCACGATCGGCTCGGTCGTCATCAGACCGCCCGCCGTGTGCTCCTCGTACGACATCAGACGGCGCATGTCAGCGGCGTCCGCGGGCTGCATCAGGCTCAGCAGCCGCTCCTTGTCCTCCTCCGGCAGCTCGCCGAGCAGGTCGGCGGCGTCGTCGGGGTCCATGGCCTCCAGGACGTCGGCGGCGCGCTCCTCCTTCAGCTTGCCGAGGATTTCGATCTGGTCGTCCTCAGGCAGTTCCTCCAGGACGTCGGCGAGCCGGTCGTCGTCGAGGGCGGCGGCCACCTCCGCGCGCCGTTTGGGGGAGAGGTGGTGCAGGACGTTGGCGAGGTCCGCGGGGCGCAGCTGCTCGAAGGTGGCGAGCAGGTTCTCGGCGCCCTGGCCCTGCTCCTCCAGGGAGAACCCGGTGACCGCGGACCACTCCACGGTCAGCGCCTCGCCCTTGCCGCGCCGGAACGCGCCGCCCTTCTTCCCCTTGCGCACGAACACGCGGTCGATCTCCCACTCGCGGCGGGCCGGCAGCTGATGCACCGACAGGTCGAGGACGGTGACCTCCTCGCCGCTCTCCACGAGCGTCACCCGCCGGTCCAGCAGCTCGCCGAAGACGAGCCGCTCGGTGGGCCGCTGCTCGAAGCGGCGCACATTGAGCACCCCGGTCGTGATGACCTGGCCGGACTGCACGGCGGTGACCCGGTTCATGGGCAGGAAGATACGGCGGCGGGTGGAGAGTTCGACCACCATGCCGAGCAGCCGCGGCGGACGCCGGCCGGGCCGCAGGATGACGACCAGATCGCGCACGCGCCCCACCTGGTCGCCGGCCGGATCGAAGACGGCGACGCCGGAGACGTGGGAGACGAAGAACCGGGGGGCGCCCCCTGCCATGGTCGCCACTCCTTTCCGTGCGGGTGTTTTCGTCGCGGGTACTGCCTGCTGCGTCTGATCTCCGAATTGCCCGCTCGGGTGGGCTTCAGGCTAGCCCGTACCGATCGGCCGTGCGCTTGCGGCCGGTCCGGACGGACTGGCTCCGTCCGGCCCACTGTCCCCCGGTACCCTGCGGTACGCCGTTCAGGTCCCCCGTCAGAGAGGTAGCCCACCTGTGATTCCGATCTCCCCGGGCCGTTCCCGCAGGGTCGCGCTGGCGGGCGCCGTGTGCGCGCTGCTCGTGACCGGGACGGCGCTCACGGGATGCTCCGAGGATCCGAACGAGGGCACCAACGGTGTCGGCAGACTCTCCGCCGACCAGATCCAGGACAGAGCACAGAAGGCCGCCGGGTCGGTCGGGGCGGTGCGGCTGCACGGCACCGTGGTCACCAGCGGACGCACGTACACCCTCGACATGCGGCTGAAGGAGGACGGGGGCATCGGCTCCGTCACCACCAAGGGGGAGACGTTCCGGCTGGTGCGCGTCGACGACCAGCTGTACCTGAAGGCCGGTGCCTCGTTCTGGGGGCACGAGGACGGCAAGGACGACGGCAAGGCGGACGCGGCGGCGGCCGACAAGCTCGCCGAGAAGTATGTGAAGGTGCCGCAGGGCGACCCGTCGTACAAGAAGTTCATCGGGTTCACGGACAAGGATGTCCTCCTCGGCGGTCTGCTGACGCTGCACGGCAAGTTGGCCACGGACGGCCACCACGAGCAGTCGGGGGTGCGCACCATCCGGGTCACCGGGGACGAGGGCTCGGGCGGCACCCTGGACGTCTCACTCGAGGGCAAGCCGTACCCGGTGCGCCTGGTGCGCGCCGGAAAGGCGGGCACCCTCACGTTCTCGTCCTGGGGCACCGACTTCCCCGTGGAGAAGCCGGCCAAGGACGACACCCTCGACTACGGCCAACAGCTCCCGGCGTCCTGAGGACCTAGCGCCGGCCCCGCCGCTTCCTCCCGAACAGCAGCCGGGGCAGGGCGGCCGGGGCGGGGCGGCGGGTGGTCACCGGGGTCGGCAGCGGGGGCTCGGCCAGGGAGCCGTCGGGGAGCGGGGCCGTCGCCCCGGTCGGCTCCAGGCGCAGGACGCGGCACTCGCGGGCCCAGCGCTCCGTCATCGCCTCGCCGTCGGGCGCGTTGAGCCGCTTGCCCTTGAGCTCGGCGACCGCCGCCGTCCACTCCTCGGAGCCGGACGGCAGCTCCACGACCGTCGCCGCCCAGGAGACCAGCCGGCCGCCCTTGTCCTTGCTGCGGACCGTCACCTCGGCCGGCCCGCCGTCGGCCAGTCCCGGCAGCGGCTGCTCGCCGGGCCCGTCGCCGACCACGCAGGCCGCGCCCTCGTGCCACACGTGCCACAGCGCGCGGGCCGCGGCGCCGGGCCCCTTGACCCAGACGAGGCCGGACTTCTTCGTGGCCTCCTCGACGAGGGCACGGTCGAGCAGCTCGCTTGTCATGGGCCCAGCCTATCCAGGGGCCCTCAGAGCCAGCCGTTGCGCTTCAGCGTCCGGTGGATGCCGAGGCAGAGGGCCACGGTGACGCCGACGATCACCGGGTAGCCGTACTTCCAGTGGGTCTCCGGCATGTAGTCGAAGTTCATCCCGTACACCCCGCACACCATCGTGGGCACGGCGATGATCGCGGCCCACGAGGTGATCTTCCGCATGTCCTCGTTCTGCGCCACGGAGGCCTGGGCGAGGTTGGCCTGGAGGATGGAGTTCAGCAGTTCGTCGAAGCCGATGACCTGCTCCTGGACGCGAGCCACATGGTCGGCGACGTCCCGGAAGTACTTCTGGATCTCCGGGTCGACCAGCCGCATCGGACGCTCGCTCAGCAGCTGCATCGGCCGCAGCAGCGGCGCCACGGCCCGCTTGAACTCCAGCACCTCGCGCTTGAGTTGGTAGATCTCCCCGGCGTCCGTACCGCGTGGGGTGCCCTTGCGGCCCGGCGAGAACACCTTCGTCTCGACCTCGTCGATGTCGTCCTGCATCGCGTCGGCGACCGCGATGTAGCCGTCGACCACGTGGTCAGCGATGGCGTGC carries:
- a CDS encoding Mrp/NBP35 family ATP-binding protein — translated: MATEDAVREALATVNDPEINRPITELGMVKSVEIGADGAVAVTVYLTVSGCPMRDTITQRVTDAVSGVEGVTRVDVTLDVMSDEQRKELASALRGGQTEREVPFAKPGSLTRVYAVASGKGGVGKSSVTVNLAAAMAADGLKVGVVDADIYGHSVPRMLGAEGRPTQVENMIMPPSANGVKVISIGMFTPGNAPVVWRGPMLHRALQQFLADVYWGDLDVLLLDLPPGTGDIAISVAQLVPNAEILVVTTPQQAAAEVAERAGSIAVQTHQKIVGVVENMSGLPCPHCGEMVDVFGTGGGQSVADGLTRTTGASVPVLGAIPIDVRLREGGDEGKPVVLSDPDSPAGSALRSIAGKLGGRQRGLSGMSLGITPRNKF
- a CDS encoding DUF1003 domain-containing protein, which gives rise to MAPEREGVRERVPVGATAAGRPRAPRLDQPRAPRRRFLPEWDPEAFGRLSERIARFLGTGRFIVWMTVVIILWVVWNVSAPQSLRFDQYPFIFLTLMLSLQASYAAPLILLAQNRQDDRDRVNLEQDRKQNERSIADTEYLTREIAALRIGLGEVATRDWIRSELQDMVKELEGRQNGHKDHQGSFPAMRAEHPPGRDADDR
- a CDS encoding magnesium transporter MgtE N-terminal domain-containing protein, with protein sequence MAGGAPRFFVSHVSGVAVFDPAGDQVGRVRDLVVILRPGRRPPRLLGMVVELSTRRRIFLPMNRVTAVQSGQVITTGVLNVRRFEQRPTERLVFGELLDRRVTLVESGEEVTVLDLSVHQLPARREWEIDRVFVRKGKKGGAFRRGKGEALTVEWSAVTGFSLEEQGQGAENLLATFEQLRPADLANVLHHLSPKRRAEVAAALDDDRLADVLEELPEDDQIEILGKLKEERAADVLEAMDPDDAADLLGELPEEDKERLLSLMQPADAADMRRLMSYEEHTAGGLMTTEPIVLRPDATVADALARIREPDLSPAHAAQVYVCRPPEETPTGKYLGTVHFQRLLRDPPYTLVGSILDDDLQPLEPDAALPVVAGFFATYDMVAAPVVDESGSLLGAVTVDDVLDHMLPEDWRENEFQLDEGAVTDGS
- a CDS encoding magnesium and cobalt transport protein CorA, with the protein product MSMIRDLRAVVRPSSRISLRKESGSYDPTRDPATATAVVDCAVYRDGRRLEPEGGQLTPQDAMRLVRRDGGFVWIGMHEPTEAEFAGIAREFGLHPLAVEDAVQAHQRPKLERYDDSLFTVFKTVHYLDHERLSATSEVVETGEVMCFTGRDFFITVRHGGQGSLRALRHRLQDDPELLAKGPSAVLHAIADHVVDGYIAVADAMQDDIDEVETKVFSPGRKGTPRGTDAGEIYQLKREVLEFKRAVAPLLRPMQLLSERPMRLVDPEIQKYFRDVADHVARVQEQVIGFDELLNSILQANLAQASVAQNEDMRKITSWAAIIAVPTMVCGVYGMNFDYMPETHWKYGYPVIVGVTVALCLGIHRTLKRNGWL